The DNA sequence CGGCGGCGAGCGCGGGCCCCTTGTACGCGAGGGCGCGAACCCCGCCGTGCGAAAGCGCCTGGAGCACCGCGAGCAGTTCTCGCGTTCCCGCCATCGCGCGGCGCGCAAGGTCGCGCGTCTCATCCACCAGCGCGTCGCGCACCTCGGACGGGACGCTCTCACGGGGAAGCTCGCGCACCACCCACCACGGCACGTCGTGTTGCCGCGCGAGGTCCGCCACCCGACGCCAGTCGCCGACTGCCTCCGCCGCCAAGGCGCGCGCCGCGGTGGCGCCCGCGTCACGTCGCACGCAGGCGAGCACGAAGGCCAGTTCGGGATCTGCCGATGCCGCCATCATGCACTCCAATCTGCATCCCGGGCGGATGCCCGGATGCAGTCCAACAAGGCGTCCAGCCGTACGGGATCCGCGTGTGGCACGAGCCGAAGCACGCGACGCCCGCGCATCATCGCGCCGAGCGAACGCATCTCCTCGGCGCGCATGGCGTCGTCGAGCAGGTAGTTCGCATACGTGTTGGCCACCAGCGCCATCAGGCCGTCGGCGCCGCCCATTGGCTCCGCATACGGCGCGCGCGGCTCCGCGCTGCGCTCCGCCAGCACGAAGATGGCGCCGAGCGGCGCGGGCTCCGCACGAAAGGCGTAGTCGGCGCCCAGCGGCAGGCCGCGCTTGTCCCACGAGGGGGTGATGCGCGGCAACTGCTGCGACGTCCCGAACACCATGCGCTCGGATTCGTCCCACAGGCGCAGGAGCCGGTACGATGGGTACGCCATCGCGATGCCATCCACCAGGCGCAGCGCCACGACATCGTCGGCGAGCACGGCGTCGCCGGCCGCCGCAAATGCCGCCGCGGTCGTGCTCTTCCCCGCCCCGGCCGGTCCGACCAGCAGCACGGCGCGCCCGTCGCGCATCACCGCGCTCGCATGCAGCGCGAGCACGCCGCGGCGGCGCAGGACAAATCCCAGCACCGGGCCGAGCAGATAGGTGGCGGTGTCGGCCAGCGTCGAGTCGGTGGCCCACCAGCCGCGCACTTGGGTGGCCGCGCCGTTCACGGTGAAGCCCGTGCCATCGGGATAGCGGAACCAGAACGTGCCCGCATCGTCTCGCCGGACGTCGCTCGCATGTCCCGTCGCGCCGCCGTCGCCATACGGCTGGGCACCGCGCGGCACGGCCGGCGACGGCGCGCCCTGCGCCAGCGTGACCAGCACGTCGACGGCGCGCGCGTCGGCGGACGGCAGGTCCGGCAGCGGCACATCGGCACGCACGGTAAGACCGCAGATCTGGTAATCAGGCACGCGCACCCTCCATCCGCGCCATCCAGCGGTCGAGGAGAATCACGCGCCACGCCTCGACTGCCAGGTTCGGGGCGCCATCCCGCAAGATCGATTCGGCGCGCGCCCGATCCACCCAAGGCGCCACACGCGGCGAGAGCTTCACGACGGCGCCGCCCGCGGCGCGCCATTGCGCGACCCGCGCCTCGTAGTAGCCGCGGAGCGGTGTCTTGGGCCGCGTGCGGATCGCCTCGGGCAGCCGTCCACGCATCGCCTCGCGAAAGAGCGTCTTGTGCTCCCCCCACGGCACCGCCGGGATCGCAAAGACGAACGCGATGACGCGCGGATCGACGAGGGGAAGCGTCGGCAGCGTCGCCGCGCGCGTGTACGATGGCGCGGTGGCCTGATACACGTTGTCCCACAACGGCGACGACAGCAGTCGCACCGAAGGTGCGCGCACCGGATGCGACACGAGCGCGACCGCGGACTGCGGCGCCCGGGCCCCCGCGAGCAGCCACGGCGTCCGATCGGGAATTCGTCCCAACGCGCGCCGCATCCGTGCCCGCCACTCGAGGCCAATCCATGGCCGCGCGCCCGTGGCGCGCCAATACGCCCACCATGCCGTCGCAACTTCCGCGAGGCCCCGTTCGCGGACCTGTGACGCAAGCGTCGGTGGACGCATCAGGGTGTCGCCGTCCTCGCCGATGAACATGACCGGCGCGTGACGCGCGAGCGCCGCATGGCTTCGCCGAACGACGCCGAGGTCGGGTTCGTCGAGCGGCTCCGGCGCATACGGCGCCGCATCATCCAGCCAGGCCAACGGCAGTTCGTCGTCGCCCAGGAGTGTGTCGTGCGCCAGGCCCAGCTGGCGGGCCACCATAGGCGCCAGCTGATCGTCGTCGCAGGGCACCAGCCGCGGGAAGCTGACCGTTTGCGCAAAGAGCGGGAGCTGCGGTGCGACCGCCCGCACCATCGCGGCAAGCATCGGGCTGTCGAGCCCCCCGCTCAGCTGGATGCCGGCCGTCGGTGCGCGCAGGCGGTCGCGCACGGCCTCGCCCAGGACAGCCAGGAATCCCTCGACGTACTGTCCACCATCACGGTAACGAAGCGGCTCGGGAACCGGGTATTCCCAGCAGCGCCGCAGTCGCGGATCGCCCCGACCGGAGAAGGTCGCGACATGCGCCGGCGGCACGCGATGCACGTCACGCCAGACCGTCCCCGTCACGTCCTCGACGTAGCCGACCCGGAGAAAGGCAGCCATCGCCTCCTCGCGCCAGGCGGTGGCCAGCGGCGCGTGCGCGCGCACGCCCTCGATGGACGAGGCCAGCACGAGCCTCGAACCGTCGCGTCCCCAGTAGCACTGCCGGTTGCCGTGATGATCGCGGAACATGGTCAGGCGCCGCGAGGCCGGTTCCCAGATCCCAAAGGCGAAGTCGCCGATCAGGCGCTCGGCGCAGCGCTCACCCCATAGCTCCCAGGCCGCCATCGCGAGTTCCGCGTCGGCGGCCCCGGGAGGCGGCTCGGTCCCGGCCGTCCGCAGGGCGCGGCGCAGGTCGCCCTGCGCATCGAGCCGCAGCGCGCCAAAAAGAACCGCGCCGCGCGCCCCCACGCATGGCAGGGCGCGATCGAAATCCAGCGGCGCCGGGTGCGCGAGATGCGCGCCGCACAATCCCTCCGCGCGAAACGGCACGGTGACGGTGCCGTCAATCGCCAGTGCTGAGGCGAGCGGCACGGCCGCGTCGGCGGTGAGCGGCGCGCCATCGAGGTCCACGACCGCAGCGAAGCCGAGCATCAGTCGCCGCGCTCGCCGGTCGCGCCGGGATCGCCGAAGACCGCGAGTCGCTGATACCGATCCAGATCGGTAGCGGCGCCGCTGACGATGACGCCGGCGCTCTCCACCCAGGCGTGCGCCTCCAGCGGCCGTCCGTCGCGGGCCACTCCAATCGTGGTGCGAGCCGTGCATCCCGCGCGGCGCAGGAGCACCTCGGCCGTGAGCGCCTGCGCCAGACAGCGCGCGTCTGGGACCATCGCCGCCGCACGCGCCACGGCGCGGCGCACTTCGACGGCGTAGGCGGCGTCCTCGCGCAGCGCCTGCTCACCCGCGAGCCATTCGGTGAACCGTCTCACGCGCGGAAAGGCGCGGACGAGCAGCAGCACCCGAATGACGGCCAGCAGGCCGAGGGCGCGCACGGCCAGGGCGCGTTCGCGCGGCGAAAGGCGCGCGAAGTTACGAAGCCGGCGCGGCAGGAGCACGCACCACCAGACCCTTGGCCAGCAGCAGCTCGACGAAGGCCAGCACATCGGCCGCGCACTCGGCGGGCTCGACGTCGTACTCATCGCAGATCGCCTGAACGACCTCATGAATCACGACCGGACGCTGCACCAGCGTCCAGATGCGGGCCGCCACGCGGTCCACACCGTAGTAGACGCCGTCTCGCATGCCGAGGATCACGGCCTCACCGGCGACGTCGGCCGACACTTGATCGCGCGACGCCACGACCGCATCGGCGACGGTCAACCCAGACGTGATGGACACTCGCCGTTCCCTCATCTGAAGAGATGATCCCGCCGGGCACGACTGCCGTGATGCGACCCAACGCGGACCACCGTCCGAATAGAAAACAAACGGCCGTCCCGCACCAGCGTGCCAGACGGCCTGCTCCCGCGCTGACGGCGCGTCAGGACTTGATGTTGTTCGGCCCGCCGTCCTTGAGCGTGCCGGCCTTGGAACGCGTGGCCGTCACGGCCGCGACCGTCCCGTACTCGCGAAGGGTCGGAGCCGCGTACTCCTGCTTCTCGGGCAGGCACTGTTGCTCGTTTGACCGGTCCATGCCCACTCCCCGCCGAAATGAAACTGACTGCGTTCGTGACACCGTTAGTAATATGGGCAATCGCGAGCTGAAATTCAATGCAAAAAGCCTGCTACTCGACCCCGCGATCCCATCGCTTCGCCTGCTGAAATGATGCCTGGACCCAGCGTTCCGCCTCACTCTCGCTGGTGAAGAGCGCTGGCCAACGACGGCGAGCCTCGCCGGCCGCGGCGGCCACGGTCGTGGAGCGACCGAGCTGCGTCAAGAGCCACGCGAGCGCCTCCGACCGCACGCCGAGCGTCGGCAGCGGCGACGCCACGGGCGGCGGCAGCAGCGTCGGATGCATGACCGTCTCTGCCAGCGAGTGGTGGTCGAACACGGTCGTGCCATCCAGGGTCTCGCCGCGCCACTGCCAGACGTAGCCGCCCGGCACGTGCCGCGCGCGAAGCTCCACCTGCATCCGCTGGCCCGCCTTCACATGGAAGGGTTTCGCCAGCGGAAGGAGCAGGTTGCGGTACATCTCGACGCTCGTGCCCGGCGCGTTGGAGAAACCGATGCCCGGCTGCAATTCGGCGTCGAACCAGAGCGTCAACGCCTCGAACAGTCCGTCACGCGCGACGGAGATCTCCACGCGTGTCTCGAAGTCGGGGGAACCGACGGTGGCATAGTCGATGGCGGCCCACTGCACGCCCGCCCCGAGCAGCTGTCCCCTCTCCACGCTGGTGCGATACGGCACCGAGGCCACGTGCGAAAGAATAGGCGTGATATCGCAACGATCGGCGGCATGTGACTGCAGCACGTCCCGGCGGTACGTTGTCGACACCTCCGAAGGCGCCACCCAGAGCGTGTCGCGTTCCCAGACCAGGCGCGCACCGGGGCGCAGTTGGCGGTCGCGCACCGCCATGAAGACGGGAAGGTGATCACCGGAGATGGGGAGCGTCCCCCGCAGATCGCTGATGAGAACGTCCGGCGGCGCGGGCAGGGCCACCCGCGCGCCGTCGGCGTGATACCAGGCGATGCGCGCCTCGCACCCGTTGGCCTTTGCGACCTGCGGGACGAGGGTTACGGCCGGATTGATGTCCACGGCGTCCACGTGCGCCGCGCCCGCCTGGCAGGCGATCACCGACCAGTAGCCGAAGCCGCATCCGAGGTCGAGTACGCGGTCTCCGGGACGGACCACCCGCCGGATGGCGGCGTCCATGGCATCGGTCCGCGCGCGGTCGTTCACCATCGCGAGGAACTGGGAGACGGTGTACATAAAACGAATCTCGCGCCCCGATTGACCGGCGGCCAGTCGGGGAATAGCTTTAGAGGCTCAACATCACGCGGCCGTCCTGGCCGCCCTGCCTCCCCCCGCGTCGGCAACCCGCGGGGGGCGCGAACGACCAAAGGAGGATTGCCATCCGTGACTCGTGAATACGAGGCGGT is a window from the Gemmatimonadaceae bacterium genome containing:
- a CDS encoding asparagine synthase-related protein; this translates as MLGFAAVVDLDGAPLTADAAVPLASALAIDGTVTVPFRAEGLCGAHLAHPAPLDFDRALPCVGARGAVLFGALRLDAQGDLRRALRTAGTEPPPGAADAELAMAAWELWGERCAERLIGDFAFGIWEPASRRLTMFRDHHGNRQCYWGRDGSRLVLASSIEGVRAHAPLATAWREEAMAAFLRVGYVEDVTGTVWRDVHRVPPAHVATFSGRGDPRLRRCWEYPVPEPLRYRDGGQYVEGFLAVLGEAVRDRLRAPTAGIQLSGGLDSPMLAAMVRAVAPQLPLFAQTVSFPRLVPCDDDQLAPMVARQLGLAHDTLLGDDELPLAWLDDAAPYAPEPLDEPDLGVVRRSHAALARHAPVMFIGEDGDTLMRPPTLASQVRERGLAEVATAWWAYWRATGARPWIGLEWRARMRRALGRIPDRTPWLLAGARAPQSAVALVSHPVRAPSVRLLSSPLWDNVYQATAPSYTRAATLPTLPLVDPRVIAFVFAIPAVPWGEHKTLFREAMRGRLPEAIRTRPKTPLRGYYEARVAQWRAAGGAVVKLSPRVAPWVDRARAESILRDGAPNLAVEAWRVILLDRWMARMEGARA
- a CDS encoding PqqD family peptide modification chaperone, encoding MSITSGLTVADAVVASRDQVSADVAGEAVILGMRDGVYYGVDRVAARIWTLVQRPVVIHEVVQAICDEYDVEPAECAADVLAFVELLLAKGLVVRAPAAPAS
- a CDS encoding class I SAM-dependent methyltransferase; its protein translation is MYTVSQFLAMVNDRARTDAMDAAIRRVVRPGDRVLDLGCGFGYWSVIACQAGAAHVDAVDINPAVTLVPQVAKANGCEARIAWYHADGARVALPAPPDVLISDLRGTLPISGDHLPVFMAVRDRQLRPGARLVWERDTLWVAPSEVSTTYRRDVLQSHAADRCDITPILSHVASVPYRTSVERGQLLGAGVQWAAIDYATVGSPDFETRVEISVARDGLFEALTLWFDAELQPGIGFSNAPGTSVEMYRNLLLPLAKPFHVKAGQRMQVELRARHVPGGYVWQWRGETLDGTTVFDHHSLAETVMHPTLLPPPVASPLPTLGVRSEALAWLLTQLGRSTTVAAAAGEARRRWPALFTSESEAERWVQASFQQAKRWDRGVE
- a CDS encoding lasso peptide biosynthesis B2 protein; its protein translation is MLLPRRLRNFARLSPRERALAVRALGLLAVIRVLLLVRAFPRVRRFTEWLAGEQALREDAAYAVEVRRAVARAAAMVPDARCLAQALTAEVLLRRAGCTARTTIGVARDGRPLEAHAWVESAGVIVSGAATDLDRYQRLAVFGDPGATGERGD
- a CDS encoding lasso RiPP family leader peptide-containing protein codes for the protein MDRSNEQQCLPEKQEYAAPTLREYGTVAAVTATRSKAGTLKDGGPNNIKS